The sequence CAGTGGTCATGCTTCAAGTAGCACAGAAACAtattgatatttttagctcacctgtcacgtagtcacaaggtaagcttttgtgatcgccattCCTCCGTCATGCATAGTGCATCGTGcgtcatgtgtcaacaatttctaaaaagtctttttcaaaaccactgggcagatttacaccaaacttcacaggaatgatccttgggtggccctctttTAAAATTGCCCAAataattgaaatccatgcagaactctggttgccatggcaaccgaaaggaaaaacttgtgcgaaaccacaggtcctagggcttttgtatttggtatgtagcatcacttagtggtcctctaccaagattgttcaaattatcccctagaaTCAAATATGGTCCTgtccttggggtcacatggtttacatagacttgggaaaactgtgaaaatcttcttgtccaaaacctcagggtctagggctttgatatttggtatgtagcatttattcaaataatccccctagggtcaaatatggccccgccacggggtcacatggtttacgtagacttatatatttatatatcttgtccaaaacctcagggtctagggctttgatatttggtatgtagcatcatctagaggtcctctaccaaatttattcaaataatcCCACTAGGGCAAATATGGCCCCGCGTTGGGTGTCACAtaagacttatatagagaaaaactaaaaatcttcttgtcttaaaccacagggccaagggctttgatatttggtatgtagcgttgttttgtggtcctctaccatgattgttcaaattattaccctggggtgaaaagaggcattTTGCCccgggggtccctagttttacatagacttttagaagaaaaaacttttaaaaacttcttgcctgaaactgcaaggcttaggctttttatatttggtaagttgcattgcctagtggtctacaaccaaaattgttcaaattgtgcatcttgggtgaaaagaggccatgtCCTGGGGTTCCTAAgttttacattggcttatataggaaaaaacttcagaaatcatctgaaagttcaaggcctaggcctttgatattttgtatgtatcatttccAAGTTGatctttaacaagattgttcaaattatgcccctggggtaaaaagaggccctgccccgggggtcacttgttatatgagttatataggaaaaagtactttCTAGACTGTtgaattatatttacctgatgatcccaagtgataAGTAGTcacccaactgtgaccttgacatactgacctgctttcttgttttttaagaatcTGATACAGGCTTGAAGTTTtgttgacatgtacagttttgcacaccgatcttaaaactgacttagtttgacatttgaaacatgcagcTAACATTACTAAGGTGAGCgacccagggtcatcatgaccctcttgttattataaaggatttaataatgatatatttatatcaaGGTGCTTCATACAGcttacaagaataaaatatttgctttttatggatgtgttttaattcttttatatcattaaattattttatggtGTTTACCTTCCTTTAATTGCGTCCATTCagtttgtgcgtgtgtgtgcctGCATGCCATTCATGCCAGCAGGTGTGCATGTGGGTGTAAAACAATGCCTGGCAAAGAACATTGTCATGCATGACTGCATTTCAAATAACTTAGTACGAATGTACCCACTAGCAGTAACATGATGGTGTATCTTTTGCTTCAcccagacacctagctcaaaggtcacacATGCCTCATTGATCTGTTTCCTTGTCTGgtctgttattatgtctcccacaccactgtgtctcccatctgatcatgatctacacttgtcgcaaaggcagaatcaatcatgtcaaacatgataagggttaacgtcaaagatcaaatatttgATTCAAATATTCTCTGcttcatatcttcttaaccactggaaTGATTTTCATAATACTAGCCTCTTTTGTCAATCTCAACAGTACACAACCAATATTCCAAGGCCACAGTCTCACTTGAAGGTCTAGTAACATGATCACAACACGGTTATGTCGGATGGATATTGAAAAGAAGTCTTGCTAAATATTCATCacaataagacaatgtgtcacatGCAAGTTTCAAATTCATAGATGAAAGGGGCCAAACATTTCCATGTCTGACATTCATACatcaattaaaatttcaatgacTGCATAAACTATCACTTTTGCAAGGCAAGACCCAATGACACATAAGTCACTTAGACACTTAAACCACAAAACGGTGtacgagtggtttaggtcgccgACTTCGGATAATCTAAGCCTGTCGGTGCCCGCACTTGCAAGAATTAATGATAGTCCGTTTGTtagaaatatacttcagtaaagaatTTTTTGCCTGTGATCCGCAAGGATTCTCTGAGTTGACATGGAAATTACTCATGGACAGTAACTGTTGATAATTCCTGCTGATTCACGGGCTGTgagtcgaaggtcaaggtcactggctGTCGGGTTCAAAAACCTTTTCTGCGTAATATTTTGAGAACACATTGACTTTCAATCTTCAAAACATGGCAGGCACATTGATGTTGGTTCTTAAGTCATCCGGTGTGCTGACTGTTGGACTATTGTTTTGTGTTCATTATCAAAAGTACCCAATTGCAATGATCAGTCGTCATATTTACTGCATAATATATTCTGATCATATTTCATGCAAATCAAGAAGGAAATGTAGTCTCAGCAGTGTAAACAGACATCTCAATGATTTTGAGAGTAGTGCCAAGCTTTAATCATGTTTGACATGATATCAATCGCGTTATAGTGAGTTTGctgaggcaaaaaaaaaaatatatattcagatAACGAGTCCAAAGGTGTCTTCTAGAATGTTAACGGTACAATTGTGGACACTGAACCACCCACTCAAACGAAGAGAGTTCTTAAAATAAATGCTTCAGGTACAAAAAAGAGGGACATGAAGGCTTTATGTGGCTCACCAGAATCTATATCAGATTACCctaagttttgaacttgacatatgCAGATATCATTCAGCTAAGGTTTCTTGTGAACACGCTacagaccacaatttaagtttgaaacacatacatttggtcagaatgtttgccttgatgacctttaggtcaagttcgaatctagctTATATGggtaaaaaaaataggtcacccggTAAAATCAACGGAAAAAACAGTTttgaccaatctttatgaaacttagtcggaatgttggtcttgatgatatccaggtcaagtttgaaactcggtcatgttgggttaaaactagaacactaggccagatcaaaggaaaatcttgttaacacgctagagactacaatttaagtttgaaacatgCGAgagttggtcagaatggttgccttgatgaactttatgtcaagtttgaatctcgCTTATATGAAAtagctaggtcaaatcaaaggaaaagcttgtgaaccctctagaggccacagttttaactcagtctttatgaaacttagaatgtttgtcgatgttctctaggtcaagtttgaaactgggtcatgttgggtcaaaactagTTCACTAAGCCAGATAAAAGGAAACTCTTTTGTGAACACTCcaaagtttaagtttgaaactcctgATAACTGGTCAGAAAGTTTTTCTTGATAACCTCTAGGTTTTATTAGAATCAGGGTCATATAGGGTAAAAAActaatcaaatcaaaggaaaagcttgttaacactttaaaaGCCACAATTATGATCCTCACTTGATGGAAGttagtcaaaatatttatcttgaagaACTTAAGGCCAGATTTAAACCTGGGTCGtgtagagtcaaaaactatgccactaggtcagatcaaaggaaaatgatgttaacactctagagaccacaatttagatttgaaactcatgaaaattgatcagaatgtgtgtcttgatgaaatctaggttaaatttgaatatgggtcatctgggtcaaaaactaggtcactagctaaaatcaaagaaaaactgtgcgAGTGCAATGGGGCTGCACTTTTTCCTGGaaattcgtgaaatttgatcagaatgattttcatgatgaATTCTttgtcaggttcgaatctgggtcatctgcaataaaaaaaaaccagatcacctgtaaaaatcaaagaaaaacaggGGCTGcagttttcatttgatgtgcttgaaacttggtcagaatgtgtgtctGCATAAAATCTCggagaatttttatcttggtcacgtgggatcaaaaactaggtcaccaggtcaagtcaaagaataagcttgtttaaaCTTTAGGGACCACATTTTTGACTCCATCTTCATAAAacgtagtcagaatgtttgttatcattaaATCTTGGATGATATAAAATctgggtcgtgtggggtcaaaatctaggtcacatggtcaaatcaaaggaaaaatttgtaTACATAAGCGACCACATTTGCTCCAATCATTctttaactttgtcaaaatgtttgtttgcatGAAATCCTTaataagttcgaatctgggtcatgtggggtcaaaaactaggtcactacatcAAATCAAAGTGTTTACATTCAataggccacatttttggttcGTAGTCTGAGTATTTGTCTTCAtcaaatcactaggtcaaatatgtttacaccttcatggtgtgttactcaggtgagcggcctagagccgttttggccctcttgtttaatataaaacaagtaaatattttCAAGGCTTCTATTATTTGTAGACTATTTGTATGAAAATAATGGTTTGTTTTCAACCAAACATTGACTGGAGGCTTTGTTAAAGATGTGGTCCTTAGCGGTCATTTTTGAGTCATCGATTGAGGTTTGAATAAAACTATGTATGGCCTTCACCGTTGATAATTTAAACAGCTATGGTCACATAATACTCATATAACTACTCATCCTTATACCGATATAGAGCGGTATGGAGGAATGTGAAATTAATGGATGCAGAGACATGTATTTTTATTCTTACCCCACCCCTCCTCTCTCCCCCACCCACAGCACTCTTTCTCTATTCTTGAGAGGAATACAAAGCATTAAATTaagagtaatttatattttattgcatattacaGCTAGTATAACAAACAATTTCAAGAACATACATGTATTACGTTCTTATAAATTATTGACCGACAACCCATCAAAGAAGTGAATCTTGCTGAAAACATTCCGTTTCGACTGGTGAAAAGCGCTGTAAGTGTGGCTCCGCGAAAATCTGTAGTGACTTTCCCGCTGTGATTTTCACGACGCGGAggtgaaaagaaataaaacatcgaaaaagaaaatgtaagtgTTGAAGACATATTGTTTCAGGCAATATGCAGTTCTCTAGATTTTGACCTCGGACTACATCCTCGCTCGATATCGGTAGGTCAAAAACACTATATTCTGGCTAAACAACGTTTAAAAGTTACGCTTAAAAGATGGATGCTGACTCCTGAGAAATGTATGTATTCTACTTTTTTTCTAGCTCCTACACATATGTATACCACTACAACGTCAGAACTGTCTACTTTTTGTCCCTAATTTCATCGGTTTCTGACCTCGTTTCAAGTTCTTTGATGGAAACAAGTTCGACCGTGGCGTACGTGTCTGTGGATCTGTAGTTATTTTTCTTAGTAcgaaatattgagaaaaaagtaaagaaaaataacTAGTTCAGACATACCCATAATTCCATAAAGGCAAAAGTACCATTTTACAGTAGACGGTGCGTACgcagtaatttcaaaattatttcaaaattttcgaaaTACTTATTATGTACTAATTCCTTCATATAAACAAATACTGAAAAGCTGTAAACTTTTTCATAGTACGGCTTTGCGTCGGAGGaaggactaattttcgtggttttcGGTGTCGATTAAATGACCAAAACGGTCaaataaatttttcattcattGAATCTTAAAGAATAAAAATCCACGAAATGTATATCCTCACGAAATATCCTTTCTTTAATGTAAAGTCTCTATATACTTATCTACGCTCGAAGTATGAACTAAAAAGCAGCCTTTTTACGAGGCATTTACACTACGGACACTGTACAGCGTTCTTTTTAGATATTTACgatattaaaatccattttacTTTTCGGCTTTTTTTCTACAGTAACagatctaaattggtctgaacgcCTTAGTagtttattattataaaactaaTAAAGCTCTTTGGGTATCTAAAAGAAAAAAGTGTGTGATAAAAACTCGTTCTTTGTTTTATATGCTAATAAGTTGCTATAGGCGTCGCTTGGGGAGCAAATCCGTGGTGTCGTCTGGCGGGATAAAGACGCGCAGTAATCTCATTAACATTTTTACTCCTCCGCAAACCACTTAGCAATGGCAAATTCTCTCGAATTTTCACTTCGTCTATATATTCGGGCAgcttctgacaaaaattcatacCCCCACAGCTTGACAGAGTTGGCTGTGTAATTCGTCCTACGATAAAGTCTAATTCCTCCGCAGGGACAACTTTGTTGTCACTGTAGTCATAATCAAATGCGTCTAGCTCTTCcggtttctttttgttttcatgatCATAGCACAAATGGCACGAATTGACTGttttagcaagtgttgctgtagTTGGGCGTCGTAATTTGGCTAGAGTTTTCTTGTCACTGTTGACGTCTGCCGATTTTGCGCGAACTATTTTTCCTTGCTTAAGATTTTCCGCCTCTTCATTCTTGTATCTGTGCGCAGAAGTGGCAGTAGTTGGTCTCTACAATgtgcaaaatgataaatatatcacCTGCTCCGTTTGTTAGAATTGTTTATGTCGATTGTCTAAAAGAAATGGTTTGATACATTTAACTGGTATTTTAAGATTCTACGAAGCACAGTTTCGCACAATAAAGTGATGTTTATCTGAAACACATCAGAACTTTATCATAAATATATCTGTAAATCTTAGAATAAATAGATAAGGAAGGCGGTTTCCACAGGACTGTCACTcagtttttaaatgaaatcacGCGGAATTTATACGCTGGTGTAAATTGATTAcgtctatttttaaattaatatatctTCTTGCAAAACACTAAAGTCTTTTAATATTGTCTTACTTGTAATCTTCGAAGAAGTCTGCTCATTTCTCTGTCGGTGAGTCTTCGCGGTTGTTGTCCGCTGTCTGACGTCATTGCTGACGACACACGTGACTGCGTTCCTCTGCTGCACGCGGACGCAACGCTTCGACGCCCATTTTCTGCTAGCAGGTGCTCGTAGTTGTTTAACTGTGAAGCAAAAccaattatatatattataatcatAGCATCTTCAAttctttaaaaattacttttgtttttatttcatcctCAGGGTGGAGATAATTTGCCGGTGAAGAGTCCAATATGACGTCCAATTACGCTTCCACCAGTCTTAAGGAATACGATTCTCGTGTCTGGCTCATCTGATCAGGAAAGTAAATATACCACTCATTGTTCTATTGTTAGAGTATTCGCtcataaaatatgtcattatcaagacaaaaagatttgtttttattaaagctATGTATACTAGATTTGAGGTATTTGCCAACAGGTGGTTGCATGCCGCGGACTAAACAAATGATTAAGGGTTTATCAGTGGGCCAGTGTGAGCAccctttatttacatttgtggAATATCCGGACCTCATACCGTTTAACTTTTTCCGTTTTGCTTATGATATTAAAAGTGCtccagtgctccagctagctatttacagcagggcgcatcgcccgttccgaaattcgttccgccctgttgccctgccaggcaccctgcccgttttacaaccattcatttccttttttagctaaacttcccttttttgcctcagtgattataatacactgctttattgcccctttttatcgagtgatacacgccgggaggcattgacataattagcaaacaattaaacaattacctgccgtaatcgtgcccgaggcagaccatgatattttagactgctccactagcattaaaatcactgaaccttagtgttaaaacaggttgcaaaccagtctgaaatcattatcatttcgcgccacctgtcaaaagtgtactttcgttttcggtaatatagtcgtaaatacctttatacacaactgaaacttaagtccagacaacagacatttaaatctaattaataaaaatcgatcacaatcaaatttagataggaaaatattttgattttatcgttttacaagtttttgaaatcgaaagtaggttgtcgtctgcttggtgaaattgccgatttttcatgaagatttctttgaaattagtttactaagatgtaatgacagggtacactttaatgtcagatactgtaaaatgctgttaaactgtctttgcatcataataatttttcaaaaatattgtttaaactggacattcgacgacttttagaaaaaagtgtaaccatatccggatataaaattttggatacccggaacatgtctattacaagtgctaaacttgcttttagactgttgtaagttaaaaactttgcctgatttcatttatttaagtggaagtttaaactttatttttaaaaggcTATAATTCTGCTGAAGCTGTTTTCTTAGTAGATCTAATGTGAACACCTCAGCGGCAGCGGAAACATTGACTTTCTAATTTGCaaacatttcaaaaagtaaataatgtatatatcgTAAAATGCGTACCCGGCCTGGCTCCTCTGTGTGAAGTTTCGCACTGTAAGTGGCCTTTGATACTCTTTTGACGATTTCCTGTAACTCCTTGGATGATACCTGACAATGGAAATATATAGTAAGACAGCGTGTCTTGTCATTTAAATCAGCATAACTAGACGGCAACGTATCGACGCGTCCACATTTTGAAGCAGAAACTGGCCAGAAATCTTTTCTGTAGATTTTGTATAAACTTATTGACCAATAAAATTATCCTGTAAAATACGAAGAAGTAAAGCAGATGTGTCGCTTTTGAAATGGAGCACACATTCTTCATGTGTTTCAAACAATGTCATTCCAGATTCTTTGATTTTCAGATTAATGTTTCATATCAAACACATTTGAACCAGTAGTTTTAAGCTGATGAAGCAATGTAaattaacgcttagccttaccttttgagaaaaaaaataaacaaaaccaaatcagagaaagaaagagttgtttcacatgaaacaATACAAGTGTCAATATACTAATGAATTCCAGAAATGGACTGTATAAAGGGGCCACGTGTACACGTTCTTACAGACACCTTTAAAAACTaataattttcaaagaactgttacaaatgttcgttttgatgcatttgcaataatgtcccagtgttgaaatttcacataactatgtGGAAAGTAGTTTTCAGCATTTGCTTGT is a genomic window of Mercenaria mercenaria strain notata chromosome 18, MADL_Memer_1, whole genome shotgun sequence containing:
- the LOC123538502 gene encoding uncharacterized protein LOC123538502, with the translated sequence MSFGYYKKTRSAPPPNSYGFKQVSSKELQEIVKRVSKATYSAKLHTEEPGRLNNYEHLLAENGRRSVASACSRGTQSRVSSAMTSDSGQQPRRLTDREMSRLLRRLQRPTTATSAHRYKNEEAENLKQGKIVRAKSADVNSDKKTLAKLRRPTTATLAKTVNSCHLCYDHENKKKPEELDAFDYDYSDNKVVPAEELDFIVGRITQPTLSSCGGMNFCQKLPEYIDEVKIRENLPLLSGLRRSKNVNEITARLYPARRHHGFAPQATPIATY